The Polyangium mundeleinium genome contains the following window.
CGATCTCGGCCTCCTCTCGATCCGCGTGCGGCGAGGCCACGCACTCCTCGGGCGCGACGTCGTCCCGGATCCCGCGAAACACCGGGAAACGGAGATTGCCGTCGTCGGTATACCCGGAAAAACGCACGGACACGACGAGCTCGGGGCGGACGTGGACGCGGCCGCGCGGCGCGGCGTTGTAAGGGCCACGCGCGGTGGGTTTGTCCGTGCGCAGGGGGGTGAGGCGCGCGAGCAGGGCTTCAATGGAACTTGCGTCGAGGCCGCTGCCGACCTTGCCGCGATAGCGCAGCTCGCCGGCCTCGTAGGCCGCGACGTCGAGCGCGCCGAGCCGGGCGCGGCCGCCTTCGCCGAGGGTATAACCGACGACGACGAAATCGTCGTCGCGCTCGCACTTGAGCTTGATCCAGTCGTACGAACGGGAGGGGCCGGGGCGATAGGGGGCGTCGCTGCGTTTGGCGACGAGGCCCTCCATTCGGCGCTCGCGGCAGAAATCGAAGAGCAGGGTGGGGTCGCCCTCGATCATGTCGAGGGTGCGGATTTCGCCGGGCGCGCGGACGAGGCTTTGCAAGAGCTCCTTGCGCGCGTGGAGCGGGAGGCGGCGCAGGTCGCGGTCACCGATCGCGAGCAGGTCGAAGACCACGAAAAGGACGGGGATTCGGGTCTCGGCGCGACGGATGTCGGCGCCTTTCGCGAGGTGGATGCGCTGAGCGAGGCGCTGGAAGCTCGGCTGGCCGGCCTGGTCGAGGGCGATGATCTCGCCGTCGAGGACGAGGCGGGCGGCGGGGAGCTTGTGGACGGCGCGCGCGACCTCGGGATAGACGCGCGAGACGTCGCGGAGGTTTCGCGACTGGAGGAGGACGTCCGCGCCGTTTTTCCGGGCAATGCAGCGGACGCCGTCCAGCTTGAGCTCGAAGATGTAGTTCGAGCCGAGCAAGCCCTTCGGCGCCGGGCTGGCGCGCATGGGGATCATGGTTGGCTCGATGGAACCGACGGGCGCGTCGAGGGCCGCGGCGCGCGCTTCGAGCTCCGAGGCGATGTCCGAGGCGTGGCCGAGCTCGCCGATGTCGAGGCCGGAGAGGACGGAGCGGGGTTTTTCCTGGACGATGTCGCCGCCGGGCGCCGCGAAGGCGTCGTGTTTTTTGAAGAGGAGCCAGTCCTTCTCGGAGTCCTTCAGCCGGACCAGGAGGAAGCGGCCGTGGAGCTTGTGGCCCGAAAGCTCGAACTCGAGTTTGCCCTTGCGTAACTGCTCCTCGGCGGGTTCGTCCAGGTACCGAACGCTGCCGGAGTCCCAGACGATCATGGGTCCGGCACCGTAATTGCCCTCGGGGATGACGTCCTCGAAATGGAGATATTCGAGGGGGTGCGGCTCGGTGCGGACGGCGAGGCGGCGCTCGCCCGGATTCAGCGTGGGTCCCTTGGGCACGGAGAAGCTCTCGAGCGCGCCGCCTACCTCGAGGCGCAGGTCGTAATGGCGGCGGCGAGCGTCGTGCAGGTGCACGACGTACGCGCCTTCCCGCGTCGCACCGGGCGAGCTCGAAGGGCCCCCGAAGGGCTCGGGGGTTTGCCCGGGATCACGCTTTTTCCGGTATGCATCGAGCTTGGCCTGTCCGTCCACAGGGGCCTCCGGGATCGTCCACGACCTTTGCAAGGATCGATGCGCATGGCTGCGCGATCCACGGGTACGGGGACCATCTCGTTTGGCCTGGTTTCCATTCCGGTCAAGATGTACACGGCCACGTCTTCCCACGGCGTCGGTTTTCACATGCTTCACAAGAAATGTGGGACGCGGGTCAAGCAACAATTGTTCTGTCCGTACGACCGCGAGGTGGTCGAGCGATCGGACACGATGCGGGGGTTCGAGTACGCGCGGGAGCAATACATCGAGGTGACCGATCAGGACCTCGACGCGGTGCGCGCCGAGCGGACGGACCGGATCGATATCGTGGAGTTCGTCCCGGCCGAGACCGTCGACCTGCTGTATATCGACAAGACGAATTACCTGGGCCCGGACAAGGGCGGCGCGCGGGCGTACAAGCTGCTCGCGGACGCGATGGAGCGGACGAAGACGTTTGCGGTCGGCCGGTATGGCGTCCGCGGCAAGGATCAGCTCGTCCTTTTGCGACCGTACAAGGGCGGGCTCCTCATGCACCAGGTGTATTACGCGGACGAGGTGCGGCCGTTCGAGGAGATCGCGCCGCCGGCCAAGGTGGATTTCCGGCCGCAAGAAGAGGACCTCGCGGACCGGCTCATCAGCGAGCTGTCGACCGACGCGTTCCACCCGGAGAACTACCACGACGAATACCAAGAGCGGCTGACGGAGCTCATCGAGAAGAAGGCGGCGGGGCAGGAGATCTCGCTGCCGCCGGCCGAGCCGCAGGCGCAGATCATCGATCTGTTCGAGGCGTTGAAGCAGAGCCTGTCCGCAAAACAAAAGGCCCCGGCCGCGGCCGCGCCGCAGGAAGCGGAGGAGGCCGCGGCCGAGGAGGCGCCTGCGGAGGAGCGCGCGCGTCCGTCGGTGAAGAAGGCCGCGCCGAGGCGCGCGCCGCGCGAGCGCGTGAGGAAAGCAGGATAACGGAGAGCGAGCAGCGTCGTCGGCGGGCGCGCTCCGTGGTACATAGGCGGGATCATGGGAGATCCGGACAAACCCGCCAAGAATGCGTCCCTCAGCCGCTTGCTCGGGCTCGCTCGTCCGGAGACCGCTCGGCTTGCGGGCGGGACCGTGTTCCTCGTCATCGGCACGCTGATGGGGCTGCTCGTCCCGCAGGCATTCCGGGTGATCCTGGATCGCGCGGTGGGCCAGGTGGGCGGCTTCTGGACGATCGATCGCGCGGCGCTCGCGCTCATCCTGGTGGCGGCCGTGCAGGCGGCCGCGACGGCGCTGCGTTTCGTGCTGTTCACGAGCGCAGGCGAGCGGGTGGTGACGCGCCTGCGGCGGGATCTCTTCGAGCACCTGCTCGCGCAGGAGATCGCGTTCTTCGACGAGCGGAAGACGGGCGAGCTGACGAGTCGGCTCGCGGCGGACACCACGCTCGTGCAAAACGCGGTGAGCGTGAACATCTCGATGGGGCTGCGTTTCGCGGCGCAGGTGCTCGGCGGCGTCGGCTTCCTCGTCTACACGTCACCCATTCTCACGGCCGTGATGCTCGGGGTGGTACCGCCGGTGGCGCTCGGCGCCGTGGCGTATGGGCGCCGGGTGCGCAAGCTGTCGCGCGAGGCGCAGGACGCGCTCGCCCGGTCGAACGAGGTCGCCGAGGAGACGATCGCGGGCATCCGGACGGTGCGGGCGTTCGCCGCGGAGAAGACGGAGGCGGGGCGATACACGAACGCGGTATGGGACGCCTTCGCCGTGGTATGGCGGCGCATCGTGACGAGCTCGGTGTTCATGAGCGTCTCGTCGTTCGCGGCGTTTGCGGCGCTCGCGCTGGTGCTCTGGTACGGCGGGCGGCTCGTTTCGCAGGGAGCGATGACGCCCGGCGGATTGACGTCATTTTTGATTTACACGCTCATGGTGGCGTTTTCGCTCGGCGGGATCAGCGAGCTGTGGGCCGACTTGATGCGGGCGTCGGGCGCGGCCGAGCGGGTCTTCGAATTGCTCGATCGCCCCCCGACGATTCCGCTCACGGAGGGCGCGCGGCCCGGTTCGGTGGAGGGTCGTATCGAGCTCTCGCGCGTGAGCTTCGCGTATCCCTCGCGGAAAGACCTGCCCGTGCTGCGGGACCTCGATCTCGTGATCGCGCCGGGCGAGGTGGTGGCGCTCGTGGGGCCGTCGGGATCGGGGAAATCGACGATCGCGGCGCTGCTCCTGCGTCTGTACGATCCGACAGGCGGGCGGATCGCCCTCGACGGAAAGGATTTGCGGGAGCTTTCGCCGGAATGGCTGCGACGTAACGTCGGGGTGGTGTCGCAAGAGCCGATGCTGTTTTCGTGCAGCGTTGCGGACAACATTCGGTATGGCCGGACAACCGCGACGGAGGCCGAGGTGGAGGCGGCGGCGCGGGCGGCGAACGCGCACGAGTTCGTGTCGAAGTTCCCGGAGGGATATGCGACGCTCGTGGGGGAGCGGGGCGTGAAGTTGTCCGGCGGGCAGAAGCAGCGGGTGGCGATCGCGCGCGCGGTGCTGAAGGATCCGCGGATCCTGGTGCTCGACGAGGCGACGAGCGCGCTCGATGCGGAGAGCGAGCACCTCGTGAAAGAAGCACTCGACCGATTGATGAAGGGGCGAACGACGCTGATCATCGCGCACCGATTGTCGACGGTGATGGGGGCGAATCGGGTGGTGGTGATCGAGGACGGAAAGATCATCCAGAGCGGGGACCACGCGACGCTGATGCAGCAAGGCGGGCTTTATCGGAAGCTCGTGGAGCGGCAGCTCGAAGGTGGGCGAGAGGGGGCGAGGGGGGAGGTTGTGAAGGGGCCGTCGGTCAACGCATTGGCGATCGTCCCGACGGTCGAGGGGGCGCAGGTTCTTTGAGCCTTCACCGCAGAACTCGTGGTAGTCTCATCTTGAACCATCATGCCCGGATGGGAACTCCACGACGGCGACAAGAAACTCGGCCCGATGAGCGAGGAGGCCGTGCGCTGGGCCATCATGCGGGGTTTGCCCTCGTCGACGCGGGTGCGGCCCGAGGGGCAGGAGGCGTGGATCGCGCTCGATGATCACCCGGCGTTCGCGGACGAGCTCGTCGCGCGGAGCTCGCGAGAGGGGCGGGCGCCGAGGCGCGGGCGGTGGCTCGCGTATACACGGATGGAGCTCGTACGCGTGGCTGTGGCGCTCGCCTCGGTCGTCGTGGCGGTGGTGGCGTATGGCCACGTCGCCGAAAACAAAGATGGGATCGTGCGCGAGATCGAGGATCGATGGCGCGAGAGCACTGCGCAGATCCCATCCGCGGAGCCGGCGCGCCCCGCGGCGTCCGTGGAGGAGCCGGGCGCGGTCGAGCAGGCGATCGAGGCGGCGAACGCCGCGCAGCTCTCCACGAGCGAGCGGATGAAATTGGCGAGCGCGGTGCTCGCGGATGCGCGGATGGATGGGCGCGCGGCGGTTTGCAAGGCGCGGGCGCTGCTCGAGACGTTGCCTCCGGCGGAGAAACGAAAGCCCGAGGTGGCGCGGGCGCTCGCGCAGCTCTCGTCGAAGGAGCTGCCGCTTTTGCGGGCCGAGCAGGCCGAATTCGAGAAGACACGCGGGGTCCTCTGCGGCGACGGTACGAAGCCGAGGGATTGTCCCTGCCACGGGGCTCACGAGGCCTGTTGCGTGCTCCACAAAGGCGTGGCGCGGTGCGAGCCATTGCCGACGCGCATTCGCTGTCCCTGAGCGTACCGAAAAATTCTACGCAACTGCGGAGGGGGTCGCGTCGATGAAGGGGCATGACGCGATGGTCCATCGTTGTGCTCGGGGTGCTTGGGGTATCGGCGTGCCGGGAGGAGAATCCGTTGGAGGTGCAACATATTTCTTCCGCGGATGAAGCGTGGTATGGTGTGGGGTTTGGCCTGCAAGGGGAGGTCGTGGTCTTCGACGGGAAGACCGGGGCCGTGACGAGCTCGGCCGAAGGGGGCGGAGGGACGCCGCGCGACGTGGCGGTCGATCCGGACGCCTCACGATTGTGGGTGCTCGAAGAAAATGAGGATGCGTCGGGCGGCGAGATCCGTGTGTGTCCGCTCGACGAGGGCGCCGTGGGGGCGTGCGCGCACGCGGCGTGGGTGGATGGAGGAGCCGCGCTTTTCGCGACGGACGGGGGGCTGTGGGTGTTCGAGCAAGGGGCGTACGGGCCTCGGTGGAAGGTGCTGCGGGAAGGCACGATCGCAAAAGGGGTCTACGCGCCGCGGCCCGCTTCGGTGTGGAGGGAGGGGGACCGGATGGAGGTGCTTTCGTACGGCGTGAACGAGGACCGATTGACGCGGATGTCGGGGACGCTGACGGAAAACGGGTTGGTCGTGACGACGGGCCTCGACCTCGGGGCGCCGGCGCTCCAGCCGCCGACAGCGCGATTCGTTCCGCTGTCGGCCGAATCCGGGCTGCTTTGGGACGTGGTGGGAGGTGATATTGCCGCGCGGAAGGTGGGCGCGCAGAGTGCGGAGGCCGCCGTGATGCTCGGGGTCGGGCCGGGAATCGAGAGGATCGAAGCGGCGGCGGTGCTCGGCGGGGCGGCGCTCGTGCTGTCGACGAATACATTGTGGGTCGTGGAGCTCGGGCAGGAAAACGGGGGTCTCGGCGTGACCGCGATCGCGCTTGGGGGGGAGGTTCGTCGGGCTGGTACGTTTTTCTCGCGAGACCTGGCCACGGCCGGGGACCGGGCGCTCGTCGCGACCGACCAGGGCGTGCGCGCCATCGTGGTGGAAAAGGATGGCGGGCCTGTTTTCCTCGACGAACGGTTCGAGGGCAGCTCCCTGCGAGGTCCGCTTTGGGTCGTGCGCGCTGCGAATTGACGCGCCGCGTGCCACCAAGATGTCACGAAAAACGGAGTGCGGTTCGGGGGGAAAACCTGTACATTCGAGCCGTGGCCTCCTCCCGAACCTTCATCCTTTGGGCTTTTGGGTTGGTCTCGGTCGTGGGTTGCTCGGACGAGCCGGTGCTCACGCCGAGCAACCCCCTTCCGGTGGACGTCGACGAGGGCAATGGAGGCAGCGGCGGCGACGCCGGGTCGGGTGGCGTCGGCGGCGTCGGCGGGACAGGCGGCGCAGGGGGAATGGGCGGCGTCGGGGGAATGGGCGGCGCGGGCGGAACAGGGGGCGTGGGCGGCGCGGGCGGCAGCGGCGGCGACGGGGTCCCGGTCGAAACCGATTGCATGGCCGACCTGGGTACGCCCGAGGTGTCCAAGGTGGGGATGCCCGGAAAGCTGCGGCTCATCGGGTGTGTGGTCACCCCGGACAAGGCATTCGCGGGCGAGGTGCTCATCGAGAGCGATACGCTGACGTGCGTGGGCCCGTCGTGCGAGAACGCGCCGGGCGCCGCGGAGGCGACGGTCGTCAAGACGCACGGGGTCATCCTGCCGGGGATGATCGATACGCACAACCACATCCTGTTCGATATCTTCGACGAGTCGGACTGGAGCCCCTCGAAGGCGTACGGCAACCACAACCAGTGGCCGAACGAGCCGCGTTACCAGGCGATGGTCGACGCGAAGCAATACATGAACGGCGAGGGGACGCCGAACCTCGACCCGGGCTTCGGCTGCGAGATGAACAAGTACGGCGAGATGAAGGGTCTCGTCGCCGGGACGACGAGCATCGCCGGCGCGGCGAACCCGATTGACAAGACGTGTTATGGGTCGCTCGCCCGGACGATCGATCAGAAGGCGAACGACCTCGGCGCGGACAAGGTGCAGGTCTCGACGTTGTTCCCGCCGTCGAGCGGCGATACGGTCTGCAGCAACTTCCTCGTCGACAAGACGGACGCGTACGTCATTCATTGCGGCGAGGGCGTGGACGAGACGGCGAAAAAAGAATTCACGACGCTCGGGACGGCGACGAACCCGGATGGCTGCCTGTACGCGGCAGAGACGACGATCGTCCACGGGACGGCGTTCGGGGCCGACGAATTCGGGGTGATGGCGGACAAGGGCATGAGCCTCGTGTGGTCGCCGCGCTCGAACGTGTTCCTGTACGGCGGCGGGACGGACTTCACGAAAACGACGAACGTGCCGATGGCCTTGTCGCTGGGCATCAACGTGGCGCTGGCGCCGGATTGGTCGCTCGGGGGCAGCCAGAACCTGCTCGACGAGCTGCGCTTCGCCAACAGGGTCGACAACGAGGCCTTCGGCGACGTGCTGTCGCCGGCCATGCTGGTCCGCATGGTGACGGTGAATGCGGCGAAGGCGCTGGGGCTCTCGGATGTGCTCGGGTCGCTCGAGGTCGGGAAAAAGGCGGACGTGACGGTGATCACGGGGGATGCGAGCGTGCCATTTGATACGGTGCT
Protein-coding sequences here:
- the ku gene encoding non-homologous end joining protein Ku, producing MAARSTGTGTISFGLVSIPVKMYTATSSHGVGFHMLHKKCGTRVKQQLFCPYDREVVERSDTMRGFEYAREQYIEVTDQDLDAVRAERTDRIDIVEFVPAETVDLLYIDKTNYLGPDKGGARAYKLLADAMERTKTFAVGRYGVRGKDQLVLLRPYKGGLLMHQVYYADEVRPFEEIAPPAKVDFRPQEEDLADRLISELSTDAFHPENYHDEYQERLTELIEKKAAGQEISLPPAEPQAQIIDLFEALKQSLSAKQKAPAAAAPQEAEEAAAEEAPAEERARPSVKKAAPRRAPRERVRKAG
- a CDS encoding DUF4339 domain-containing protein codes for the protein MPGWELHDGDKKLGPMSEEAVRWAIMRGLPSSTRVRPEGQEAWIALDDHPAFADELVARSSREGRAPRRGRWLAYTRMELVRVAVALASVVVAVVAYGHVAENKDGIVREIEDRWRESTAQIPSAEPARPAASVEEPGAVEQAIEAANAAQLSTSERMKLASAVLADARMDGRAAVCKARALLETLPPAEKRKPEVARALAQLSSKELPLLRAEQAEFEKTRGVLCGDGTKPRDCPCHGAHEACCVLHKGVARCEPLPTRIRCP
- a CDS encoding ABC transporter ATP-binding protein is translated as MGDPDKPAKNASLSRLLGLARPETARLAGGTVFLVIGTLMGLLVPQAFRVILDRAVGQVGGFWTIDRAALALILVAAVQAAATALRFVLFTSAGERVVTRLRRDLFEHLLAQEIAFFDERKTGELTSRLAADTTLVQNAVSVNISMGLRFAAQVLGGVGFLVYTSPILTAVMLGVVPPVALGAVAYGRRVRKLSREAQDALARSNEVAEETIAGIRTVRAFAAEKTEAGRYTNAVWDAFAVVWRRIVTSSVFMSVSSFAAFAALALVLWYGGRLVSQGAMTPGGLTSFLIYTLMVAFSLGGISELWADLMRASGAAERVFELLDRPPTIPLTEGARPGSVEGRIELSRVSFAYPSRKDLPVLRDLDLVIAPGEVVALVGPSGSGKSTIAALLLRLYDPTGGRIALDGKDLRELSPEWLRRNVGVVSQEPMLFSCSVADNIRYGRTTATEAEVEAAARAANAHEFVSKFPEGYATLVGERGVKLSGGQKQRVAIARAVLKDPRILVLDEATSALDAESEHLVKEALDRLMKGRTTLIIAHRLSTVMGANRVVVIEDGKIIQSGDHATLMQQGGLYRKLVERQLEGGREGARGEVVKGPSVNALAIVPTVEGAQVL
- the ligD gene encoding DNA ligase D, which translates into the protein MDGQAKLDAYRKKRDPGQTPEPFGGPSSSPGATREGAYVVHLHDARRRHYDLRLEVGGALESFSVPKGPTLNPGERRLAVRTEPHPLEYLHFEDVIPEGNYGAGPMIVWDSGSVRYLDEPAEEQLRKGKLEFELSGHKLHGRFLLVRLKDSEKDWLLFKKHDAFAAPGGDIVQEKPRSVLSGLDIGELGHASDIASELEARAAALDAPVGSIEPTMIPMRASPAPKGLLGSNYIFELKLDGVRCIARKNGADVLLQSRNLRDVSRVYPEVARAVHKLPAARLVLDGEIIALDQAGQPSFQRLAQRIHLAKGADIRRAETRIPVLFVVFDLLAIGDRDLRRLPLHARKELLQSLVRAPGEIRTLDMIEGDPTLLFDFCRERRMEGLVAKRSDAPYRPGPSRSYDWIKLKCERDDDFVVVGYTLGEGGRARLGALDVAAYEAGELRYRGKVGSGLDASSIEALLARLTPLRTDKPTARGPYNAAPRGRVHVRPELVVSVRFSGYTDDGNLRFPVFRGIRDDVAPEECVASPHADREEAEIERLAAESTHTGGAADEPTRVPVANPDKVLFPADGITKQDIAEYYAAVAPVLLPHLGDRPVMLVRYPDGITGKFFYQWNVPAGLPAWVPTLRVRLPGREDLLEVFHIRDEATLLYVANLGTIPIHVIASRVPHLEEADFFNIDLDVSGGTFANVITLARSLEDLLKQIGLTGFPKTSGQSGLHVFVPLGPAISYETARALADLLGHMLVRRHPDIATMERSKQRRGPRVYVDTGQTGASRTIVAPYALRAVPGARVSTPLTWDEVDDTLDPRAFDIRTVPRRVARIFDPMAALLTETPSVLAAIERLEKLALGRHVA
- a CDS encoding amidohydrolase family protein, encoding MASSRTFILWAFGLVSVVGCSDEPVLTPSNPLPVDVDEGNGGSGGDAGSGGVGGVGGTGGAGGMGGVGGMGGAGGTGGVGGAGGSGGDGVPVETDCMADLGTPEVSKVGMPGKLRLIGCVVTPDKAFAGEVLIESDTLTCVGPSCENAPGAAEATVVKTHGVILPGMIDTHNHILFDIFDESDWSPSKAYGNHNQWPNEPRYQAMVDAKQYMNGEGTPNLDPGFGCEMNKYGEMKGLVAGTTSIAGAANPIDKTCYGSLARTIDQKANDLGADKVQVSTLFPPSSGDTVCSNFLVDKTDAYVIHCGEGVDETAKKEFTTLGTATNPDGCLYAAETTIVHGTAFGADEFGVMADKGMSLVWSPRSNVFLYGGGTDFTKTTNVPMALSLGINVALAPDWSLGGSQNLLDELRFANRVDNEAFGDVLSPAMLVRMVTVNAAKALGLSDVLGSLEVGKKADVTVITGDASVPFDTVLAARPKDVSLVVVNGVPLYGDAVLAALGPQAPGCEALDICGAAKFACVAETGGTTANKFGQTWADITQILSSELKTYDDMNLTQWDFAPLAPLVKCE